Within Streptomyces antibioticus, the genomic segment GCTTCTTCGCCATGCTCGGCGACCGCGTCGGCGCGACGGCGATCGGCCCGTCGGGCTGGGCCCTGTTCCCCCTCCTCTCCGGCAACCGCGGCCTGGGCATCACCACCGCCATCTACGCGGGCGGCCTGGCCACGGGCTACGCAGTCGGCTTCGCCGCGACGTACGCCTTCGGCGGGGTGAGAGCGGCGGCGGCACGCGGGGTGCCTGCGGCGGGGTGAGGGCGGCGGTCGCGCGACGTACGGTGCCTTCGACGGGGTGAGGGCGGCGGTCGCGATACGCGTACGGTGCCTGCGGCGGGGTGAGGGCGGGCGGCCGCGGCCCGCACGGCGCCCGGTTTCCGAGGCGGCTCTCCCCCACGCCGGCGTTTCGGCGGGGTGAGGGCAGCGGTCGCGACACGCACGGCGCTACGGCGGGGCGAGGGCGGCTGCGGCCCGCACGGCGCCCGGTTCCTGAGGCGGCTTCCCACCGCCGCCCCCGCCCTCGGAGCCGCCCCCTACCCTTGGTGCCATGAACCACGCCCAGCTCACCGCCCTGGGCCGTGCCCTCCGGCTGCTCGGGGAGCACGGTGACGCCCTGACCTCCGACACCCCCGACGCCCGGCTGCACGAGTTCAGGACCGACCTGCGGCGCGCCCTGGAGCTGCTGGACGAGAGCGTCGGCGCCGCCGCCCCCACCACCCGCTGCGCCGAGCACCCGAACGGCCCCGTGGACGAGGCCGCCCCCGACCTGTGCCTGCTCTGCGAGACCCGCCGCCGCGCGGCCCGCCGCGCCGAGTTCAACGGCCCCGCACCGCAGCCCGCGCACACCCAGGCCGCCCCCTCCCGGTACGGCACCAGCGCCGACCGCCCGCAGCCCCAGCAGCGCTGGCTGCCGGAACTGTGGAACGGCCAGGAGTGGCAGCTCTGCGGAACCCCGCGCCGCGACCGCCGCGAGGCCGAGCTGTACCTCGCCGCCCTGCGCCGCGGCTCGCGCCCCGCGATGGCCTACCGGCTGGTGCACGAGTTCACCGACTACGAGGTACTCCGCATCTGGGGCGAGCCCCGCCGGGTCGACATCGAACCCCTGGGCAACCTGTAGGACCGTTTCCGGCGCCTCAGGGCAACCGCCCCTCCCGGTTCAGGCGCCGTACCCGTGCCCTGAGCACCTCCCCCGGGGGCGCCTCCCGGAGGGACTCCGGTGGGCAGTCCCACTCGCGGCCGCCGCCGATGGGGCGCAACTGGACGTAACCGCCCTCGTTCCCCATCACCTCACCGATCCGCCCGTCCCGCACGTCCACCGCGTACGGGCGCCGCGGTCGCTCACGGCCGTCCGTCATCACCGGCCGCCTCCCGCAGTACGCCGGCCAGCCGCGCCGCGACCAGCGGGTGACACCGGCCGAGGTCCACGAGCGCGAAGGGCTGCGCACCCGCCTCGGTCACCGGGTCGACCCGCAGCGACGGCAGGACGACACCGACGCCGCGCAACGCCTCGCGCAGCCGCTCCACCGCCTCCTCCGTGGACCCGATCCGCTCACCGACCGCTCTCTCGACCACGCCGTTCCCTCCACGCTGAGTTTCCTTTTCACCACACAGCGTGGCTACGGCGCCTCTAACCTGGCCAGATACGGCGCCCCAACAACGGTGGTTGTGCGACGAGGAGTTGCTGCCATGCCCGGACCGAAGGACCTCGACCCGTCGTCGTCCCCCCGCGCCCTGCTCGGCGCCGAACTCCGCCACGCCCGCGAGAAGTCCGGCCTCAGCCAGGAGGAACTGGGCCAACGGCTGTTCGTGAGCGGCTCGTTCATCGGCCAACTGGAGGCCGGGACGAGACGGATGCAACCGGAGTACGCACGGCTGCTGGACGAGGCGTTGGGGACGGACGACTTCTTCTCGCGGAACTGCGCGGCCGCGGCCAAGTCCCGGTACCCGGAGCACTTCGCCGAGGCGGCCGACGCGGAAGCCATGGCCGCGGCCATTCGCGAGTACGCGCCCATGCTGATCCCTGGGCTGCTCCAGACAGCCGCGTACGCACGCGCCGTGAACCGCGCCTACGACCCCACCGCGCACGAGGACACGGTCGAGGAGTGGGTGGACGGCCGGATGGCACGGACCCGGCTGCTCGACGATCCAACAAAGCCCTTGTTGTGGGTGGTCCTTGACGAAGCGGCACTGCGCCGGGTGACCGGCGGCCGAGCCGTGATGGCGGAGGCCCTGCATCACGTCGCGGACCTCGTCCGCCGACATCGGGTGATCATGCAGGTGCTCCCGTTCGACGCGGGGGCGCACACGGCGATGCAAGGCTCGCTGAAACTCATGGACTTCGAGGACGCCCCTCCGGTGGTCTACTTCGAAGGGGTCCGCACCGGACGGCTGGAGGACGACCCCGCCACGGTCGCCCAGGCCAGGTTCACCTACGAACTTCTCACCGCCTCCGCACTTCCGCCGTCGAAGTCGCTGGCCATGCTCGAGATGCTGGCGCAGGATTACGCGCATGAGGAACATCCCTGACCGCACGGCCGCCTGGCGCAAGTCGACGTACAGCGGGGGCGGCGGCGACGACTGCCTCGAAGTCGCCGACGGACACGCCCCCTTCACCCCCGTCCGCGACTCCAAAACCCCCCTCGGCCCGAAACTCCTGTTCCGGGCCGAGGCATGGTCCGCCTTTGTCGAGGGCCTCAAGAAGGGCTGACGCAGGTCACGCGATTCAGCTCAGCGTGCGCAGCGCCGCCGCGTCGTACGGGGCCAGTTCGTCCAGGCGGCCCGCGAGGACCTTGGCGGCCCATTCCGGGTCCTGGAGCAGCGCGCGGCCGACGGCGACGAGGTCGAACTCGTCGGCCTCCAGGCGGTCCAGGAGGTCGTCCAGGCCGCGCGTGCCGGAGCCCTCGCCGACGAACGCCCGCAGGAACTCGCCGTCGAGGCCGACCGAGCCGACGCTGATGACCGGCTTGCCGGTGAGCTTCTTGGTCCAGCCCGCGAGGTTGAGGTCGGAGCCGTCGAACTCCGGGACCCAGTAGCGGCGCGTGGAGGCGTGGAAGGCGTCGACACCGGCGGCGGCGAGCGGGGTCAGGATGGCCTCCAGCTCCTCCGGGGTCTCGGCGAGCCGGGCGTCGTACGCCTCCTGCTTCCACTGGGAGTAGCGGAAGAGGACGGGGAACTCGGGCGAGACCGTCTCACGGACGGCGGCCACGATCTCGGCGGCGAACTTGGTGCGGGCGACCGCGTCACCGCCGTAGGCGTCGGTGCGGCGGTTGGTGCCGGCCCACAGGAACTGGTCGACGAGGTAGCCGTGGGCGCCGTGGATCTCGACGCCGTCGAAGCCGATGCGCTCGGCGGCGGCCGCGGCCTCGGCGAACGCGCCGATGACGTCGTCCAGATCGCGCTGGGTCATGACGCGGCCGGTGCCCTCGGTGCCGTCCACCCGGATGCCGGAGGGGCCGACGGCGGGCGCGTCCGCGACCGGCGGGTCGCCCTGCTTGCGCACCATGCCGATGTGCCAGAGCTGCGGCACGATCGTGCCGCCCGCCGCGTGGACGTCCTCGGCGACCTTCGCCCAGCCCGCGAGCTGCTCCTCGCCGTGGAAGCGGGGCACCCGGTCGCTCTGCCCGGCGGAGTCGTGCCCGACGTAGGTCCCCTCGGTGACGATCAGACCGACCCCGGCGGCGGCGCGGCGGGAGTAGTACGACGCCACGTCCGCGCCGGGGATGCCGCCCGGGGAGAACATGCGCGTCATCGGCGCCATCGCGATGCGGTTCGGGACGGTCAGGCCGTTGATCGACACCGGCCGGGACAGGATCTCGGCGGCACGGGTGGTGCTGGGCTGGGTGACGCTCACGTGGGGGCTCCTCGTACGGGTGACCAGGTGGTATGTGCACATGCATCAAGTGCTGCGCGTACGTCAACCAGCCCGGCGGGCGGAGCATTCCGGTTCTGCCCGCCGCGCTCCCTGTGATCCCCCACACGCCCGCTCCGGACGCCGCCATTGGCTGCCTATTTGCCGACAATTCGCCCGCTGTTCAGCGTAGTTCGCACCGCTTCCCGCATGGTCCAACTCCGCTGGGCACACCGTCCGGACCCCGCCAAGACTCGTGCTGCACCCGAGCCGCACGATCCGAAAGGCGCCCCCTCATGCCCATACACCGCTTCGCGACGACGTCCGCCGCCCTGGCCCTGGCGTCCGCCGCCCTCCTCCTCACCGCCGGCCCCTCCCCCGCGACCGCCGCGGCGGCCCCGGCCACGCCGCTGATCATCGGCCACCGCGGGGCGGCCGGACTCGCCCCCGAGAACACCCTGGAGGCCGTCGACCGCGCCGACCGCGCGGGGGTGGACTGGGTCGAGGTGGACGTGCAGCGCAGCAAGGACGGCGTCCTCGTCCTCATGCACGACCAGGACCTCGTCCGCACCACCGACGCCCGCACGGTCTTCCCCGGCCGCGCCCCCTGGAAGGTCGGCGACTTCACCTACGCCGAACTGAGCCGGCTGCGCGCGGGAGCCTCCCCCGCGTGGAAGGGCACCGGCTACGCGTCCGCCCGCATCCCCACCCTGGGGCAGCTCCTCGACCGGCTCGACCGCAACGGCCAGGGGCTGCTCCTGGAGGTCAAATGGCCGGGCAACTTCCCCGGCGTCACCCAGGACATCCTGAGGACCCTCGACCGGAAGGGCTGGCTGGACACCCACCACATCGACAAACGCCTCTACGTGATCAGCTTCCAGGCCGCCGCCCTGAAGGACGTGCACCGGCGGCGGCCCGCCGTCCGGCTCGGCATCTGCGACGAGACCCCGACGACCGGCGAGCTGGCGTCGTACGCCCGCTTCGTCGACGTCGTCAACCCGGATCAACGCGGCCTGACCCGGACGTACGTCGACCGGGCACACGCCCTCAAGGGCACCCACGGACGGCCGCTGAAACTGTGGCCGTGGACGGTGAACACCGCGGCACCGGCCCGCACCCTCGCCGCCTGGGGCGTGGACGGCATCACCACCGACGTCCCCGGCACGATCGGCCGCGCCGTCGGCCGGGGCTGACACCGCACGGACCCGGAGGACGGACACAGGCCGCGGGCCCGGCACCCGCTCTCGCGCGCGCCGGGCCCGCGGCCCTCAACCCTTGGCCCTCAACCCTTGGCCCTCGGCCCTCGGCCGGAAGCCGTGTCAGGTGTTCTTGGTCTCGGTGTACGAGTCCGCGACCGTCACCTTGGCGTAGGAGTTGGAGACGGCGCAGCTACGGAACTGGTGCGAGACGGCCACCTGGTAGACCCGCTTCTTGATGCCGATCTTGTAGGAGACCCGCTTGCGGGCGGGCACGACGATCATGGTCGTCTTGCCCTTGGCGATGGACACGCCCGCCTCGACCGACACACCCATCTTGCTGTTGATCTCCGCCACGGCGATGTCGATCTTGCCGCCGATCTCCCCGCTGACGGTGCCCTTCAGGCTGGCGCTGACCTCCGCGCTGATGCTCTCGCGCACCGAGGCGCTGCTGCGGCGGTTGTCGATGGTCCCCGACGCCACCACCTTGTGCCAGGTGGACGAGATCTCCGTGTACTTGCGCTTGTAGACGTCGTCGCAGTCCGGGTGCGCGGCGGCCGGCGACGCCGACAGCCCCATCAGCCCACCGGCGAACACGGCCGAGGCGGCGGTGGCCGTGACGAACTTGCGCGTGGAAGTGCGCATGGTGTTTCCCCCTGTTGTTCTGTTGTGCTGCCCCGGCCTGGTCGGTGCCGGTGCGGTCCCCCAGAAACTAGCCACCGGCGGGCCCCGGCCACCACGTTTTTGATCAAGATCTGAGGTGGCTGCCGGAACCCGCCCCGCCAGGGGGAACGCCCGAGGGCGGTACCCCCGTGTCACAGGGGTACCGCCCTCGGTCAGACGTCGATCAACCGGAACCGGTCGATCAGAAGTCCATGTCACCGCCCGGCATGCCGCCGCCGGCCGGGGCCGCGGCCTTCTCCGGCTTGTCGGCGATGACGGCCTCGGTGGTGAGGAACAGCGCGGCGATCGACGCGGCGTTCTGGAGCGCGGAGCGCGTCACCTTGGCCGGGTCGATGATGCCTTCCTTGACCAGGTCGACGTACTCGCCGGTCGCGGCGTTCAGACCGTGGCCCGGGGTCAGGTTGCGCACCTTCTCCACCACGACACCGCCCTCGAGGCCGGCGTTGACGGCGATCTGCTTGAGCGGGGCCTCCAGCGCGATGCGCACGGCGTTGGCGCCGGTCGCCTCGTCACCCTCGAGGTCCAGCTTCTCGAAGACGGAGGACGCCTGGATGAGCGCCACGCCACCACCGGCGACGATGCCCTCCTCGACGGCGGCCTTCGCGTTGCGGACGGCGTCCTCGATGCGGTGCTTGCGCTCCTTGAGCTCCACCTCGGTGGCGGCACCGGCCTTGATGACGGCCACGCCGCCCGCGAGCTTCGCCAGGCGCTCCTGGAGCTTCTCGCGGTCGTAGTCCGAGTCGCTGTTCTCGATCTCGGCGCGGATCTGGTTCACGCGGCCCGCGACCTGCTCCGAGGAGCCGGCGCCGTCGACGATGGTGGTCTCGTCCTTGGTGATGACGACCTTGCGGGCCTTGCCCAGCAGGTCGACGGTCGTGTTCTCGAGCTTGAGACCGACCTCCTCGGAGATGACCTCGCCGCCGGTGAGGATGGCGATGTCGTTCAGCATCGCCTTGCGGCGGTCGCCGAAGCCCGGGGCCTTGACCGCGACGGACTTGAAGGTGCCGCGGATCTTGTTGACGACCAGGGTCGACAGGGCCTCGCCCTCGACGTCCTCGGCGATGATCAGCAGCGGCTTGCCCGACTGCATGACCTTCTCCAGGAGCGGGAGCAGGTCCTTGACGTTGGCGATCTTGGAGTTCGCGATCAGGATGTACGGGTCGTCGAGGACGGCCTCCATACGCTCCATGTCGGTGGCGAAGTACGCCGAGATGTAGCCCTTGTCGAAGCGCATACCCTCGGTGAGCTCCAGCTCCAGACCGAAGGTCTGGGACTCCTCGACGGTGATGACGCCTTCCTTGCCGACCTTGTCCATGGCCTCGGCGATCAGCTCGCCGATCTGGGTGTCGGCGGCGGAGATGGAGGCCGTCGAAGCGATCTGCTCCTTGGTCTCGACATCCTTCGCCTGCTCGAGGAGGGCACCGGAGACGGCCTCGACGGCCTTCTCGATACCGCGCTTGAGGGCCATCGGGTTGGCGCCGGCGGCCACGTTGCGCAGACCCTCGCGCACCAGGGCCTGGGCCAGGACGGTCGCGGTGGTCGTACCGTCACCGGCGACGTCGTCCGTCTTCTTGGCGACTTCCTTGACCAGCTCGGCGCCGATCTTCTCGTACGGGTCCTCGAGCTCGATCTCCTTGGCGATGGACACACCATCGTTGGTGATCGTGGGGGCGCCCCACTTCTTCTCGAGGACGACGTTGCGGCCCTTGGGGCCGAGCGTCACCTTCACGGCGTCCGCGAGCTGGTTCATGCCGCGCTCGAGGCCGCGCCGCGCCTCCTCGTCGAACGCGATGATCTTGGCCATGTGAAGTGGTCCCTCCAGGACTGGGGGTGATTCTTCGGACCGCGCCCGCGCCCGCGACGGACGGCTCGCCGACCCGTGGTTCCTTGCCCCACTTGGCCTGCGGGCCTCACCGACCCGGTCCTTCGTTGTCACTCTCACCTTCAGAGTGCTAACGCCAATGATTAGCACTCGGCATGGTCGAGTGCAAGCGCCTCTCACGGACGGGCCCGGCCCGTCGCCGGAGGGCGGAGGGTCCGCGGGCATGCCGAAGGGCCCGCACCCCTGGAGGCGCGAGCCCTTCGAAGATGAAACAGAAGATGAAACAGAAGAACGACGCTGTCAGTCGGCGCGTGCTTCAGCCGGTCGCCAGTCGGACCATGTCCGCCTGCGGCCCCTTCTGGCCCTGCGAGATCTCGAAATCGACCCGCTGACCCTCTTCCAGGGTGCGGTATCCGTCCATCTGGATCGCGCTGTAGTGGACGAAAACATCCGCACCACCGTCGACCGCGATGAAGCCGTACCCCTTCTCCGCGTTGAACCACTTGACGGTGCCCTGAGCCATGCCTAACTCCCCTATTACTGGCCCTTGCACAGATCCACACTTCGCGGATCCGGGTCAGACCTCACCCCCCAGTTGGTTGGGGGCGTGCGCCGGAACGCGTCGACCGCGGCTGAATGTATCTGTCCAACTGCCGTCTGCAACAGGTCAGTCGGACGAGAATTCCGGACGCACCCGATCCGGAATGTGGCGAGAATTCGCCAGAATTCAGGGCAAGTCGGGCCCGGCAAATGCCGCAAATGCCACGCAAGAGGCACGCACTTTGGCTACTTCTTGTCGGACGCGCGGCAGCGAAGAAAGACTCCGGATCAGGGTTTCGCGACCCGGTTCCCCAACTGTACCGCGCTCAATCACACAGAATTGCCCCCTCCGCTTCTCTTACGGAGGGGGCAATTCGATGAACGCTCGGTAATCGCTGTTACCGACGGTTACTACCGGCGGGTACTGAACGCCGGTCAACCACCGGTCAGCCGCCGGCGACGGCCGGGATGATCGAGACGCCGGCACCGTCCGGGGTCGCCGTCTCCAGGCCCTGCTCGAAGCGGACGTCGTCGTCGTTGACGTACACGTTGACGAACCGGCGCAGCTTGCCCTGGTCGTCCAGGACGCGGGCGGCGATCCCGGTGTGGTTCTTCTCCAGGTCGGAGATGACCTCCCCGAGGGTCGCCCCGTCGGCGGACACCTCGGCCTGCCCACCGGTGTAGGTGCGCAGGATGGTGGGGATGCGAACGGTCACGCTCATGCGAGGCCAGCCTCTCGGAAGGAGTCGAGGTTCGGACGGATGGTGGCGGTGAGGCCGGTGCCGGCCACCGCGTCGAGGGTCTTGAGGCCGTCGCCCGTGTTCAGGACGACCGTGGTCTTCGCCGGGTCCAGCAGGCCGTTCTCGATGAGCTTGCGGGTGACGCCGACGGTGACCCCGCCCGCCGTCTCCGCGAAGATCCCCTCGGTCCGCGCCAGCAGCTTGATCGCGTCCACGATCTGCTCGTCGGTCACGTCCTCCACCGCGCCGCCGGTGCGCCGGGCGATGTCGAGGACGTACGGGCCGTCCGCCGGGTTGCCGATGGCGAGCGACTTGGCGATGGTGTCCGGCTTCTGCGGCCGTACGACGTCATGGCCGGCCTTGTAGGCCACGGACACCGGCGAGCAGCCCTCGGCCTGCGCGCCGAAGATCTTGTACGGCCTGTCCTCGACGAGCCCCAGCTTGATCAGCTCCTGGAGGCCCTTGTCGATCTTCGTGAGCTGGGAGCCGGAGGCGATCGGCACCACGAGCTGGTCGGGCAGCCGCCAGCCGAGCTGCTCGCAGATCTCGTACGCCAGCGTCTTGGAGCCCTCGGCGTAGTACGGCCGCAGGTTGACGTTGACGAAGCCCCAGCCCTCGCCGGCGGTGTCGCCGATCAGCTCGGAGCAGAAGCGGTTCACGTCGTCGTAGTTGCCCTCGATGCCGACGAGTTCACCGCCGTAGACCGCGGCCATGACGACCTTGCCCTGCTCCAGGTCGTGCGGGATGAACACGCAGGAGCGGAAACCGGCGCGGGCCGCGGCGGCGCCGACCGCGCCCGCGAGGTTGCCGGTGGAGGAGCAGGACAGGGTGGTGAAGCCGAAGGCGCGCGCGGCCTCGATGGCCTGCGCGACGACGCGGTCCTTGAAGGAGTGCGTCGGGTTGCCGGAGTCGTCCTTCACGTACAGGCCGCCGGTGACGCCGAGTTCGCGGGCCAGGTTGTCGGCCTTGACGAGGTGGGTCCAGCCGGGGTTGAGGTTCGGCTTGTCCGCCACGTCGGCCGGGACGGGCAGCAGCGGGGCGTAGCGCCAGATGTTCGCGGGTCCCGCCTCGATGCGCTTGCGCAGCTCCTCGGTGTCGTAGGAGGAGAAGTCGTACGCGATCTCGAGCGGGCCGAAACACTCCTCGCAGGCGAAGAGCGGGCCGAGGGGCACGCGGTGGCCGCACTCGCGGCAGCTCAGCGCGGCGGCGGGGCCCAGGTCGACCGTGGGATTCGTGGTGCTTGCAACAGTCTGCGCAGCCATGTGAGGCGAGGCCCTTTCTCCTCATCTTCCTCACGACGCATCTCGCCGTGAGACGGATTTGGCACCTTCCCTCGCCGGGAGCCTCGCGTGTGGTGAACGAGACCGGTCTAGGTGGGTTGCCGGGGCTTCATCGGGCCGTATCCCTCTGCCCCTCTGGATGAGCGGTATTCAGTTGTGAACGCCGGCGACCCCGGACATGCGATGGTCACCCGCGTTGTTCAAGACTGTAACCGAAGGCCAGGACAGTTGAGATAGTCGTCCGAACCGCGAGATGGATCACACGGTCACCCCCCGTGCACCCGGTGTGATCACGACAGTGAGGAGCCGCAGACCGTGCTGGAAGAAGTCGAGCGCTGGCTGACCACCCGCTCCTGGTCCCTGGCCGATCGCCCGCTGCACCGGATCATGGCCGCGAAGCGGGCCACGGGTCAGTCGGTCTCCGTGGTCCTGCCCGCGCTGAACGAGGAGGAGACGGTCGGCGACATCGTCGCGATCATCCGTCACGACCTCATGCAGCAGGTCCCGCTGGTCGACGAGATAGTCGTCGTCGACTCGGGGTCGACCGACCGCACCGCCCAGGTGGCGGCCGCGGCGGGCGCCCGGGTCGTCCACCGGGACACCATCCTGCCGAGCGTCCCCGCCGTGCCCGGGAAGGGCGAGGTGCTGTGGCGCTCCCTGCTCGTCACGAGCGGGGACATCGTCTGTTTCATCGACGCCGACCTCAGGGAGTTCTCCTCCGACTTCGTCTCGGGCATCGTGGGCCCCCTGCTCACCGACCCGGGCGTGGACCTCGTCAAGGGCATGTACGACCGTCCGCTCGCCGGTGCCGCGGGCCAGGGCGGCCGGGTGACCGAGCTGATGGCCCGGCCGCTGCTCAACATGCACTGGCCGCAGCTCGCCGGGTTCGTGCAGCCGCTGGGCGGCGAGTACGCGGCCCGCCGCGGCCTGCTGGAACAGCTCCCCTTCCCCGTCGGCTACGGCGTCGAGCTGGGCATGCTGGTCGACGCCCTGCACCTGGTGGGCCTCGACGCGCTCGCCCAGGTCGACGTGGGGGTGCGCAAGCACCGCCACCAGGACGGCCAGGCCCTCGGCCGGATGGCGGCGGCGATCTACCGCACGGCCCAGCTCCGCTTGGCCCGCGGCCACCTGATCCGCCCGTCCCTCACCCAGTTCGAACGCGGCCCGTCCGGCTTCGAACCCCACACCTACTCGGTCGACATGGAGGAACGCCCCCCGATGGCGGAGATGGCGGAGTACCAGTCCCGCAAGGTCGCGTAACCCCCCGGCCCCGGAACCGGCCCACCGCCACGGACCCCTCGGGCGAGGCCCACCGTCCCCCCACCCGCGTAACACGCCCCGCCCGCCGTATACGGCCCCGGACACGGCCTGATACGGACCCTCCGCTCGTCGTGACCGTACGTTTGAGCGTTTCCGTGGCGGGCTAGGTTGAGGCGTATGGCTACCACGCACGATGCTGCCGCTGCTCGGGGTGCCCAGGTGCTGGTCGCGTCCAATCGCGGGCCGGTCTCCTACACCGTTCGTGAGGACGGTTCGCTGGACGCGAGACGGGGAGGCGGCGGGCTGGTCTCCGGGCTGTCGGCGATCGGGCCGGACGCGGGCGCCCTGTGGGTCTGCTCCGCG encodes:
- the groL gene encoding chaperonin GroEL (60 kDa chaperone family; promotes refolding of misfolded polypeptides especially under stressful conditions; forms two stacked rings of heptamers to form a barrel-shaped 14mer; ends can be capped by GroES; misfolded proteins enter the barrel where they are refolded when GroES binds); translated protein: MAKIIAFDEEARRGLERGMNQLADAVKVTLGPKGRNVVLEKKWGAPTITNDGVSIAKEIELEDPYEKIGAELVKEVAKKTDDVAGDGTTTATVLAQALVREGLRNVAAGANPMALKRGIEKAVEAVSGALLEQAKDVETKEQIASTASISAADTQIGELIAEAMDKVGKEGVITVEESQTFGLELELTEGMRFDKGYISAYFATDMERMEAVLDDPYILIANSKIANVKDLLPLLEKVMQSGKPLLIIAEDVEGEALSTLVVNKIRGTFKSVAVKAPGFGDRRKAMLNDIAILTGGEVISEEVGLKLENTTVDLLGKARKVVITKDETTIVDGAGSSEQVAGRVNQIRAEIENSDSDYDREKLQERLAKLAGGVAVIKAGAATEVELKERKHRIEDAVRNAKAAVEEGIVAGGGVALIQASSVFEKLDLEGDEATGANAVRIALEAPLKQIAVNAGLEGGVVVEKVRNLTPGHGLNAATGEYVDLVKEGIIDPAKVTRSALQNAASIAALFLTTEAVIADKPEKAAAPAGGGMPGGDMDF
- a CDS encoding helix-turn-helix domain-containing protein, which codes for MPGPKDLDPSSSPRALLGAELRHAREKSGLSQEELGQRLFVSGSFIGQLEAGTRRMQPEYARLLDEALGTDDFFSRNCAAAAKSRYPEHFAEAADAEAMAAAIREYAPMLIPGLLQTAAYARAVNRAYDPTAHEDTVEEWVDGRMARTRLLDDPTKPLLWVVLDEAALRRVTGGRAVMAEALHHVADLVRRHRVIMQVLPFDAGAHTAMQGSLKLMDFEDAPPVVYFEGVRTGRLEDDPATVAQARFTYELLTASALPPSKSLAMLEMLAQDYAHEEHP
- a CDS encoding cold-shock protein; this encodes MAQGTVKWFNAEKGYGFIAVDGGADVFVHYSAIQMDGYRTLEEGQRVDFEISQGQKGPQADMVRLATG
- a CDS encoding glycerophosphodiester phosphodiesterase, with the translated sequence MPIHRFATTSAALALASAALLLTAGPSPATAAAAPATPLIIGHRGAAGLAPENTLEAVDRADRAGVDWVEVDVQRSKDGVLVLMHDQDLVRTTDARTVFPGRAPWKVGDFTYAELSRLRAGASPAWKGTGYASARIPTLGQLLDRLDRNGQGLLLEVKWPGNFPGVTQDILRTLDRKGWLDTHHIDKRLYVISFQAAALKDVHRRRPAVRLGICDETPTTGELASYARFVDVVNPDQRGLTRTYVDRAHALKGTHGRPLKLWPWTVNTAAPARTLAAWGVDGITTDVPGTIGRAVGRG
- a CDS encoding glucosyl-3-phosphoglycerate synthase, producing the protein MLEEVERWLTTRSWSLADRPLHRIMAAKRATGQSVSVVLPALNEEETVGDIVAIIRHDLMQQVPLVDEIVVVDSGSTDRTAQVAAAAGARVVHRDTILPSVPAVPGKGEVLWRSLLVTSGDIVCFIDADLREFSSDFVSGIVGPLLTDPGVDLVKGMYDRPLAGAAGQGGRVTELMARPLLNMHWPQLAGFVQPLGGEYAARRGLLEQLPFPVGYGVELGMLVDALHLVGLDALAQVDVGVRKHRHQDGQALGRMAAAIYRTAQLRLARGHLIRPSLTQFERGPSGFEPHTYSVDMEERPPMAEMAEYQSRKVA
- a CDS encoding ubiquitin-like small modifier protein 1, translated to MSVTVRIPTILRTYTGGQAEVSADGATLGEVISDLEKNHTGIAARVLDDQGKLRRFVNVYVNDDDVRFEQGLETATPDGAGVSIIPAVAGG
- a CDS encoding DUF397 domain-containing protein, producing MRNIPDRTAAWRKSTYSGGGGDDCLEVADGHAPFTPVRDSKTPLGPKLLFRAEAWSAFVEGLKKG
- the thrC gene encoding threonine synthase; protein product: MAAQTVASTTNPTVDLGPAAALSCRECGHRVPLGPLFACEECFGPLEIAYDFSSYDTEELRKRIEAGPANIWRYAPLLPVPADVADKPNLNPGWTHLVKADNLARELGVTGGLYVKDDSGNPTHSFKDRVVAQAIEAARAFGFTTLSCSSTGNLAGAVGAAAARAGFRSCVFIPHDLEQGKVVMAAVYGGELVGIEGNYDDVNRFCSELIGDTAGEGWGFVNVNLRPYYAEGSKTLAYEICEQLGWRLPDQLVVPIASGSQLTKIDKGLQELIKLGLVEDRPYKIFGAQAEGCSPVSVAYKAGHDVVRPQKPDTIAKSLAIGNPADGPYVLDIARRTGGAVEDVTDEQIVDAIKLLARTEGIFAETAGGVTVGVTRKLIENGLLDPAKTTVVLNTGDGLKTLDAVAGTGLTATIRPNLDSFREAGLA
- a CDS encoding NADH:flavin oxidoreductase, encoding MSVTQPSTTRAAEILSRPVSINGLTVPNRIAMAPMTRMFSPGGIPGADVASYYSRRAAAGVGLIVTEGTYVGHDSAGQSDRVPRFHGEEQLAGWAKVAEDVHAAGGTIVPQLWHIGMVRKQGDPPVADAPAVGPSGIRVDGTEGTGRVMTQRDLDDVIGAFAEAAAAAERIGFDGVEIHGAHGYLVDQFLWAGTNRRTDAYGGDAVARTKFAAEIVAAVRETVSPEFPVLFRYSQWKQEAYDARLAETPEELEAILTPLAAAGVDAFHASTRRYWVPEFDGSDLNLAGWTKKLTGKPVISVGSVGLDGEFLRAFVGEGSGTRGLDDLLDRLEADEFDLVAVGRALLQDPEWAAKVLAGRLDELAPYDAAALRTLS